The following is a genomic window from Lysinibacillus sp. G4S2.
GTGTTTTATGGAAAATGGGCAGACTAATCCTATTTTTGATTCTGAAATATAAAATTTCGCAAAAAATAAGATTAGTTAATCATTAGCCACCCATCGTCCCTTCATTTGTAATTACAATAATTGTAACATCATTGCCTTTAAAACAACAATGATAAAGCTGTAAAATAATTCTTTAAAAGCAGCACCCTACCAATAACAGAATTCTTATTGGTTCATAGTGTCATACTCTTAATTACCATCTCGAGCAATCATACGAGCGAATATCTCTTCTTGCAATGGTTTGGAAGCGCCAACCACTTCTGCTACTCCATCGGAACCCAGCAATAAACTCTCTTCCTACAGCAGTTAGGAAGAACCAAAAGCTTCTTCCATTAAACATCCATATATACGTATTTCTAAATAAGCATGATTGAATACCACTCGTACCTATTCCGAATGGTGGAAATGATGGCGCAAAGCTAGGTGGTGGGCCAAGAGGCATTTGACCTGCTGGTGGTGGGCCAAAGCTAGGTGGTCCAAATGATGGTGGTGGGCCAAAACCAGGCGGTCCAAACGATGGTGGTGGTCTAAATCCAGGCGGTCCAAACGATGGCGGTGGGCCAATTCCAGGCAGTCCGAATGATGGCTCGAAACCGGGTTCTGGAAGTGGCATAATTTCTTCATATGGATTGTTCATGATAAACCCCTCCTTTTACATAATTCAATATATGTAAAAGGGCTAACAACCGTTGAGCAATTGCCTATCTATAGTGGAGCTTTGAAGACTACATTCAAACAAATACCCAGTTGGATAATATTGCATAATAAAAGATATTTGGCTCATCACCAAAAGTTGTGGATGACATTTGTTAAAACGTATTCCAAGAATATAACTTAATCTTCGTTCCGGCTAGAAGACTCCTTGAGGATTAACGTCACAGATGAGACCTTGGAGCGAGCATCACGAGTGAAGCGGCTCATCGGACGCCCCAGTCAGAATGGAAATCAACCATACGTTATGGAGATATGCCGATATTTCCAAGAAAGGAGCTCTTATGCGAAAATTACTTTTAACTATTACTACTATAATTGCGTCATTAGGCATTTGGTTACTAATTTCTTCGAATCAAGCCGCCAAATCAACGACAAGCATCCAAGCTAAGCTAGCTGACGTAAAGGATTACAAATATTATTTAGATGCAGGAAACGATAAGATTGGTAAGGAAATGGCTAAAATAGATTTGGTCATTGTGGAACCTATTGAAATGCAGCAGAAGTATATCGACTATGCTCAAAAAAATGGAACATTAATTTATGGCTATATTAACGCAATGGAAGCAGACAAGTGGAATTCAGAGCTCTATAGCCAATTAAAAGAAGAAGATTTTTATAAAGACGAGCATGGAGAAAAGATGTATTTTTCTGAGTGGGATTCGTATTTAATGGATATGACCTCTCAACACTATCAAGAGCTTTTACTAGAAGAAATTCAGAAGCAAATTGTTCAAAAAGGCTTAGATGGTGTGTTTTTAGATACTGTGGGCAATATTAATTCTTATTTACCTGAAAATGAACAAGAAGCACAAAATAAAGCAATGTTATCCTTCATCAAAGCAATAAAACAACAATATAACGGCTTGTCTGTTGCTCAAAATTGGGGCTTTCAAACATTAGCTGATTATACAGCACCATATGTTGACTTTATTATGTGGGAAAACTTCTCGTATGATGTAGTTGGAGAAGATGAATGGTCATTGGATATGATGGAGCAATTAGTTCAAATACGAGAAAAATCCGGTACACAGATCATGACGATTGGCTTTGAGGATGAAGAAAAAAGTCGTACCTTAGCAGAAAAATATCAATTTAAATTTTTCTACAGCCCCGCCGGATCTTACTACAACACCTGGCAATAAAACTATAATACCCTCTGAAACACTAGTCAGAGGGTATTTAGTTATAGAGATAAATAAGGGTTCATCACTCGCCAATCCTCGAGCTTTTCCTCAAAGGATTTAATATTTTTACCTGGTATTGGACTAGTCGAAGGCATTTTTTGATAGGCTCGATCAGCTAAAACCTCAAAGCCAATATGTTTTTTAAAAACTTCGAATGCCTTTCCCCCATTAAAAAGGACTAACTCAATATTTGGATACTGTTCAAAAAGCGTTTTAAAATCATTCGGTTTTTCATTACGAATGGCTGCATCTAAGCTTCCTTTACGCTCGCAGGATTGTATTGTATCCCAAAGACCAATATGATTGCTCTTTAACAATTTTAATCTTCGCTCATAGTCACCTGGTATATTTTCTTCTAATATTCCCCCTATAATCGGCCAAAAGTGATTGCGTGGGTTACCATAATATTGCTGTTTCTCTAATGATTGCTTCCCTGGCATTGAGCCGACAATGAGCACTTTTGTTGACGAATCTATAACTGGTGGTAAGACATTTTTCAGTTCATTTGACACAACAACAACTCCTTCCCATTATTGTAACGGAAAATCAGAGCCAACTAGTATTTCCTTCGAACTTTTTATATGAAGTTTATTTGACGAATGATTTTTTATATAGGTCCTTACTATTTCATAACCAATGCAATACCCTATCCATTGAGGGAGCTTTCCACCATATAAAAATTCAACATGATTGTCTAATCCTTGAATATTGATTTGAGGCAAAAAATGCTCCTTCCATATTTTTCGCATCTTATCTAATGAGTAGTAACTCAGCCAAGGGGCTACCCATTTATCTCCGTAAAACTCTTCAACTGCACATTCTGCTAAGCCTTCTAAAATTAAAGAATCTAATAAGGTCACTTCGTTTAGAGACTTATTTAAATATTGTAAGCGACAAACATGATTGTACTCATGTGCAAATAACGCTTTAAGTTCCTCTTTTTCAAGCTCTCCTATAAATAAAAATAAAGCATTTGGATAAGCGACACCATTTTTATTGGTCATTGTTTGTTCTTGTGTTATCGGAAAAATATAGATTGGTATATTTGGACCGCTCCATCTCTTTTTTAAATAAATAAATTCCTCTCGTACAATTTTCCATGCATTTTGATTTTGTAACTTCTTAATATCTATTTTTTCATGTGGCTGAAAAAGCCCCTGTTGCTGTAGTTCAAATTGTATTTCTTCTGGAGATCCACCATTAAAAACCTCTACTAAACGATTACAAAGAATAGAGCATTGTAAGTCTTCGAACTTTCTATTGTAATTAAACTTTTGACTAGCCAGAAATTCATTCAACCATTCATCAGTTGGCATTACTGACATACGTTCACCCCCTTGTATAGCTTATGTCTCCAATAGACAATCGGCTATTGATGAGTGTACGGAACGGCATATATTAACTTGTAAGGAAGTCGAAAGGGGGGATATTTTATGAATCCAAATGATGCTTATAATCTTTGCTGTAGTTATCATGGTAAACGTGTAAGAATAACAGATAGATCTGGCAGAATACATGTCGGAGAAATAACGATGGTAGATAGAAAAAATGTGTGGATTCTACCTGATAGACGATATAGAGGATATGGTTTAGGCTTCGGGGGCGGCTTCGGAGGCGGCTTTGGAAGACCTGGTTTTGGCTTTAGAAGATCCGGTTTTGGCATTGGGATCGCAATTGGAACTATTATAGGAATTGCAATAGCGCCACTAATATTTTTCTAAAAGTGAAATACTATTTGATGAATTCTCGATGCGATATAACAGGCTGTTTGTTTTTATGGAAAAAAATAAGCCATTTCAATCTGTTACTGAGATGGCTTATTTTTTCTTATTGCACTTGCTCTTTCTGTTGTTTGCTTTCAATCAACTCGGATATTGTGACAAATGTATAACCTTGTTTTTTAAGTTCTGGTAATATTTCTTCCAGCGCCTTAATGGTTTGCGTGCGATCGCCGCCTCCATCATGGAATAAAATAACATCTCCAGGCTTCGATCCCTTCAGTACCTTTTGTGTAATTTTTTTCACACCAGGCTGTTTCCAATCTTGAGTATCCTGATGCCAAGACCACATAACTACTTTGTACCCATCCTTTACAGCAGCATTTATCATTTGATCATTATAGTTACCACCTACAGGACGGAACAAAACTGGAGCAAATCCAGTAATACTATAAATTATTCCCTTTGTTTGACGAAGTTCCTTTCGCAATTCTGCTACGGAAACATTAAACGGATGTGAATACGTATGGTTGGCCAACTCATGCCCTTCAGAATAAGACCTTAAAACTAGCTCTGGATATTTTTCTGCATTTTTTCCAAGAATAAAAAAGGTAGCCTTTGCATCATACTTTGCCAATACATCTAAAATAGCTGCCGTATATTTGGGATGAGGTCCATCGTCAAAAGTTAGAGCAATTATTTTGTCTTCTGTGTTAATATCCCATACAACTTCCCCTGTCTCCTCATAATAAGGTCGACCTTTATCCGCATAGATTGTCAGCTTTGTAAAAAATACCGATATGATTAAAAAACAAAGGGTTAAAAACAATACATACTTACGTGTCATAGCATCACCTCCCAAGTTCAAATTCACATAACTCCGTCAACTTACTATTTACGAATTACAATGAAATATACTCGTGAAGGATTGGAGGTTTTCTCCTAAAACATTATCTTTAACACTGTTAAATTTTGAACGAATTGTGAAAACACTCACATAGCACTTTATTTTTTTATGAATTGATGTACAATAAGATGTACAAACTGATATATAACAATTACAGAAAATATAAAATGTTATAGTACAACTAAAGGAGATTTTATTATGTGGATTATTACAGTTTTTGAACAAAATACTTATCGTATGTTCGAGTACGACAATAAAAACGAGGCAACGGTTGCATTAAAAAAATTCAATCAAACAGCTATGCTTTCTTATACAAAATAAAATGGGACAAACCTTATTTTTCTGCGACGAAAGTGGAGCGGAGCGGTAGCGTAACGACAGTGACAAAGCGCGGATGAGAGATTTATCGGAATAAATTTGTGTTTTATCGGAACAATTTCGCGATTTATCGGAACAATTTCAGATTTTATCGGAACATATTGAAAAATACAGTATCTCTGTTCGCATTGAGAGTTTATCGAAACAGTTTTCAGATTTATCGAGAACTTTTCATTGTTTATCAACCAACTTTTGAAAAATATCGACATCTACCTTCAAGCAACACTACTGGCCGCACTGATGGTTTGCGTCGCTTCATTTGATCAAAGGAATTTTTCTAAAGTCATTTACTTTCCGCTTTTCAGTAGCATACCTGGTGGGAAGCTCATTTTTCTGTCGCGAAAGTGGAGCGAAGCGCAACGGCAGCAACAAAGCGCTCAGCCAGAACGGAAATCAACTACACGTTTATGGTGATGAACCATAAAAATACATTTTCACCGTTTGTTTTAGGTATCAAATTAACTTTACAATATTTTTTAGTGAAAATATCGAACACCTTTTTATCTATCGCCATATGGTATATAGAGAAAAGGAGTGATTTTGATGGTGACAATTGAGCCTATTATGATTCAAGGGCATTTTTTCACTGCTGTAATGGTCCAATTACCAAAAACAACCCTACTGACAATTTCGAATGAAACGGGTTACATCATGTGTGGGGCTTTAGATGTTGGCTTATTAAATGATCGCTTAGCAGACCGAAAAATCATTGCAGGTCGAGCAGTTGGCGTTAAAACCATTGATGAGTTATTGACGGCTCCATTAGAGTCCGTTACTTATGAAGCTCAGCAGCTTGGTATTACTGAAGGAATGTCTGGTGTAGAGGCATTATTAAAAATGATATAACAGCTATCTTTTGCATATTAAAAGCGTCAGTGCTATTACTAGACGCTTTTTTAGTTGATGTAAAGTAAAGATTGTATAAGTTATTCACTCTTTCCCGATACTTTGGGCAAAGGAGTGTTCGTTTTGGATAAAGATAAACATTGGAAAATACATGTATTTTTATTATTAACCGTAATTATCATTTTTGTCTGGTCTGTAATAAAACCTGCATCCTATTTAGATTGGCTCGCAGAAGTTAGCCCTGCAGTAGTTGCTATTATTATTGTAGTCGCTATCTACAACAAGTTTCGCTTCACAACTTTTTCTTATTTTATTATCGCCCTTTTGTCCATCCTAACATTTATTGGCGGGCACTATACTTATTCAGAGGTCCCACTTTTTAATTGGATAAAAGAAGAATTTCACTTACAGCGGAATGACTACGATCGCTTTGGACATTTTCTTAAAGGTTTGATGGCCATTGTCATAAGAGAAATATTAATACGGAAGACACCTCTAACGACAGGTGCTTGGTTAACAGGTATTACAATAAGTATTTTGCTAGCAATTGCTGCCCTCTATGAAATCATTGAATGGCTAAGTACAAAAATTTCAAAAGGAAGTAACACTGCTAAAGATTTTGTAGGGATGCAGGGAGATCCATGGGATGCACAATGGGACATGTTTTCAGCCTTCATTGGAACCGTTTTAGCTTTACTGTTATTTACAAAATTCCACGATAAATTATTGAAAAGACAGGAAAAGTAAATGATGATAAACAAATTTTCTCTGGAGCAAGCATAGCATATCTAATATGAACCATTCGAAAGGTGGTATTCTATGTACTATGCAAATGTTGGTCAGCAATCGCCCCATACATCTCGCGTGATTGAGGTCACCGGAAATGGAAAAGTAATGGCTACTCCAAACTATGTTCAAATTCAACTAGAAGTCCAGACAAGAGGGAAAAATGTACAAGAGGCACAGCAGGAAAATGCAATAATTATGAATCGTGTCATCCAATCTCTTTTAGCTCTCCATATCCCAAGAGAAAATATTCAAACAGCTTTCTATACTATTTCACCACTTTATGATTATGAGAACGGCAAACAGATTTTTAATGGCTACGAAGTAACAAATGCTATTACCGTTAAAGTAACAGATACGAGCCAAATTGGTAAAATTATTGATACAGCTGTAGAAAATGGCGCAAATCGGATTTCCTCTATCCAATTCAACATCGACAATGTAGATGCCTATTATCAACAAGCTCTCAGTTTAGCCCTTCATAATGCTCAAATGAAGGCTAAAACAATTGCAGAGACGATGCATTTGCCTTTACAACCACAACCAATTGAAATAGTTGAGGAACATGAAAGTGCACCTGTCCTGTATAGATCAATGGCGATGGCTGATTCCAAAATTTCTACACCTATTGAACAAGGTCAAATAGCCATTAATGCGACTGTTCGAGTGAAATTTCAATATTAAGTTGTATAATTCTAAAGCGAAAACTCCTCTCTTAATTTGTCTCGACAACAATTACGATACGTGAGTTTTCGCTTTTCTTTTTTTAATTGAATGTAAGATTATTGAATTTATAGAAAAGTAACCATAAGTTTTGATGAA
Proteins encoded in this region:
- a CDS encoding DUF2268 domain-containing putative Zn-dependent protease (predicted Zn-dependent protease with a strongly conserved HExxH motif); amino-acid sequence: MSVMPTDEWLNEFLASQKFNYNRKFEDLQCSILCNRLVEVFNGGSPEEIQFELQQQGLFQPHEKIDIKKLQNQNAWKIVREEFIYLKKRWSGPNIPIYIFPITQEQTMTNKNGVAYPNALFLFIGELEKEELKALFAHEYNHVCRLQYLNKSLNEVTLLDSLILEGLAECAVEEFYGDKWVAPWLSYYSLDKMRKIWKEHFLPQINIQGLDNHVEFLYGGKLPQWIGYCIGYEIVRTYIKNHSSNKLHIKSSKEILVGSDFPLQ
- a CDS encoding polysaccharide deacetylase family protein gives rise to the protein MTRKYVLFLTLCFLIISVFFTKLTIYADKGRPYYEETGEVVWDINTEDKIIALTFDDGPHPKYTAAILDVLAKYDAKATFFILGKNAEKYPELVLRSYSEGHELANHTYSHPFNVSVAELRKELRQTKGIIYSITGFAPVLFRPVGGNYNDQMINAAVKDGYKVVMWSWHQDTQDWKQPGVKKITQKVLKGSKPGDVILFHDGGGDRTQTIKALEEILPELKKQGYTFVTISELIESKQQKEQVQ
- a CDS encoding DNA-deoxyinosine glycosylase, with the translated sequence MSNELKNVLPPVIDSSTKVLIVGSMPGKQSLEKQQYYGNPRNHFWPIIGGILEENIPGDYERRLKLLKSNHIGLWDTIQSCERKGSLDAAIRNEKPNDFKTLFEQYPNIELVLFNGGKAFEVFKKHIGFEVLADRAYQKMPSTSPIPGKNIKSFEEKLEDWRVMNPYLSL
- a CDS encoding DUF2238 domain-containing protein; amino-acid sequence: MDKDKHWKIHVFLLLTVIIIFVWSVIKPASYLDWLAEVSPAVVAIIIVVAIYNKFRFTTFSYFIIALLSILTFIGGHYTYSEVPLFNWIKEEFHLQRNDYDRFGHFLKGLMAIVIREILIRKTPLTTGAWLTGITISILLAIAALYEIIEWLSTKISKGSNTAKDFVGMQGDPWDAQWDMFSAFIGTVLALLLFTKFHDKLLKRQEK
- a CDS encoding DUF1805 domain-containing protein gives rise to the protein MVTIEPIMIQGHFFTAVMVQLPKTTLLTISNETGYIMCGALDVGLLNDRLADRKIIAGRAVGVKTIDELLTAPLESVTYEAQQLGITEGMSGVEALLKMI
- a CDS encoding endo alpha-1,4 polygalactosaminidase; translated protein: MRKLLLTITTIIASLGIWLLISSNQAAKSTTSIQAKLADVKDYKYYLDAGNDKIGKEMAKIDLVIVEPIEMQQKYIDYAQKNGTLIYGYINAMEADKWNSELYSQLKEEDFYKDEHGEKMYFSEWDSYLMDMTSQHYQELLLEEIQKQIVQKGLDGVFLDTVGNINSYLPENEQEAQNKAMLSFIKAIKQQYNGLSVAQNWGFQTLADYTAPYVDFIMWENFSYDVVGEDEWSLDMMEQLVQIREKSGTQIMTIGFEDEEKSRTLAEKYQFKFFYSPAGSYYNTWQ
- a CDS encoding SIMPL domain-containing protein (The SIMPL domain is named for its presence in mouse protein SIMPL (signalling molecule that associates with mouse pelle-like kinase). Bacterial member BP26, from Brucella, was shown to assemble into a channel-like structure, while YggE from E. coli has been associated with resistance to oxidative stress.) — encoded protein: MYYANVGQQSPHTSRVIEVTGNGKVMATPNYVQIQLEVQTRGKNVQEAQQENAIIMNRVIQSLLALHIPRENIQTAFYTISPLYDYENGKQIFNGYEVTNAITVKVTDTSQIGKIIDTAVENGANRISSIQFNIDNVDAYYQQALSLALHNAQMKAKTIAETMHLPLQPQPIEIVEEHESAPVLYRSMAMADSKISTPIEQGQIAINATVRVKFQY